Proteins from a genomic interval of Desulfovibrio piger:
- a CDS encoding conjugal transfer protein TrbE (type IV secretion system ATPase VirB4 family) gives MLNLQDFRSKAKGLPDLLTYAALIEPGIILQKDGSFLAAWEIRGEDTASSTPAELSYVSEQVSNAVLRLGTGWMIHVDACRTTQRAYPDADRSHFPDPVSQAIEDERRAFFGQDVCYSTSTFLTVTYLPNYNVAKMAGAAKVGVETMSALEKGFKTFKDSLMEFEDACASVLEMHRLQEYELYDASNDTFLHSDLLAHLQFCISGVLQPMRVPTVPMYLDALLGSRHLVGGLIPRLEDGLEKKHLAILSIDGLPQESWPAMFAALDSLPFELRYSTRFICLDQYDAEKEITSFVKGWNQRVLGFMDQFFNNPNAKVNRDALLMREDAETAKTEVQSGYVGAGYLSSTIIIMDEDVNGLQDKARELRRLIQTQGFGCRIESMNALEAWLGSLPGNGYANIRRPLITTLNLADLLPLQSVWTGTPTCPCPLYPPDSPPLAVFLTDGSTPFWFNLHDGDLAHTVIFGPTGSGKSTLLATIAAQFLRYAHRRIFAFDKGNSLLPLCEATGGDHYEIAAENSLCFTPLQRIDESPTEMAWAENWIETLLELQGMTVLPSHRAAIHDAMTGLATQPEHMRTLSHFMDTVQEQSLREALAYYTQRGAMGMLLDARTDNLRESTFTVFEMEELMKKGDRNLIPVLLYIFHRIEKALGGKPALLILDEAWIMLGHPVFRSKIREWLKVLRKANCGVILATQSLSDARQSGIMDVLLESCPTKIYLPNREARNDETYGFYKACGLNDRQISILAHATAKQDYYMVSPAGRCLFQLGLGPVALAFVGASDKESIARIKSLKEIHGRDWPNVWLKERHAI, from the coding sequence ATGCTCAACTTACAAGACTTTCGTTCAAAAGCCAAAGGGCTTCCCGATCTGCTGACCTATGCCGCGCTCATAGAGCCTGGGATCATACTCCAAAAAGATGGCTCGTTCCTGGCAGCATGGGAAATCCGGGGAGAGGATACTGCCAGCTCTACCCCTGCCGAACTGTCCTATGTGTCCGAGCAGGTCAGTAACGCCGTCCTGCGTCTGGGAACAGGCTGGATGATCCATGTCGATGCCTGCCGGACAACGCAGCGCGCTTACCCGGATGCGGATCGCTCACACTTTCCTGACCCTGTCTCCCAGGCCATAGAGGATGAGCGCCGTGCATTTTTTGGGCAGGATGTTTGCTACAGCACTTCGACATTTCTGACCGTCACCTATCTGCCCAACTACAATGTCGCCAAAATGGCTGGCGCGGCCAAGGTTGGCGTGGAAACGATGTCTGCCTTGGAGAAGGGATTCAAGACATTCAAGGATTCCTTGATGGAATTTGAGGATGCCTGCGCTTCGGTGTTGGAGATGCACCGGCTTCAGGAATACGAGCTGTATGATGCCTCAAACGACACCTTTTTGCATTCAGACTTGCTGGCTCACTTGCAGTTCTGCATCTCCGGCGTGCTTCAGCCTATGCGTGTGCCCACGGTGCCCATGTACCTTGATGCCCTGCTGGGCAGTCGGCACCTTGTCGGCGGTCTGATCCCGCGCCTTGAAGACGGGCTTGAGAAAAAACATCTGGCTATCCTTTCCATTGATGGCCTTCCGCAAGAGTCCTGGCCTGCCATGTTCGCAGCTCTGGACAGTCTGCCGTTCGAGCTGCGCTATTCCACACGGTTTATCTGTCTTGACCAGTATGACGCGGAAAAGGAAATCACCAGCTTCGTCAAGGGCTGGAATCAGCGCGTGCTGGGATTCATGGATCAATTTTTCAACAATCCCAACGCGAAAGTAAATCGTGATGCGCTGCTCATGCGCGAAGATGCGGAGACGGCCAAAACCGAGGTACAGTCCGGCTATGTGGGAGCGGGCTACCTGTCGTCCACGATCATCATTATGGACGAAGATGTGAATGGCCTTCAGGACAAGGCGCGCGAGTTGCGCCGTCTGATCCAGACGCAGGGCTTTGGCTGCCGCATAGAGTCCATGAATGCCCTGGAAGCCTGGCTGGGCAGTCTGCCGGGCAACGGATACGCAAATATCCGCCGTCCCCTCATAACCACACTCAACCTGGCCGATTTGCTGCCACTGCAATCGGTTTGGACGGGGACGCCGACGTGCCCGTGCCCGCTTTATCCGCCGGATTCGCCGCCGCTGGCCGTCTTTCTGACTGACGGTTCCACGCCGTTCTGGTTCAATCTCCATGACGGCGATCTGGCGCATACTGTGATTTTCGGCCCCACAGGTTCCGGCAAATCCACGCTGCTGGCCACGATTGCCGCGCAATTCCTGCGCTATGCGCATCGCCGCATTTTTGCCTTCGACAAAGGCAATTCCCTCCTGCCGCTTTGCGAAGCTACGGGAGGAGATCACTATGAGATCGCAGCAGAAAACAGTCTCTGCTTCACGCCTCTCCAGCGCATAGATGAAAGCCCGACAGAGATGGCTTGGGCAGAAAACTGGATAGAAACACTCCTGGAACTCCAGGGGATGACTGTCCTGCCTTCCCATCGGGCAGCGATACATGACGCCATGACGGGACTGGCGACACAGCCGGAGCACATGCGCACCCTGTCGCATTTCATGGATACCGTGCAGGAGCAATCTCTCCGCGAGGCGCTGGCCTACTACACACAGCGGGGGGCGATGGGGATGCTTCTGGACGCCCGGACGGACAATCTGCGTGAGTCCACGTTCACGGTCTTTGAAATGGAAGAGCTGATGAAAAAGGGAGATCGCAACCTGATCCCTGTCCTGCTCTACATTTTTCACCGGATCGAGAAAGCGTTGGGCGGTAAGCCTGCCCTTCTCATTCTAGATGAAGCCTGGATCATGCTGGGGCACCCTGTTTTTCGCTCCAAGATACGGGAGTGGCTGAAAGTTCTCCGTAAGGCCAACTGTGGGGTCATCTTGGCCACACAAAGCCTTTCCGACGCCCGGCAGTCGGGTATCATGGATGTCCTCCTAGAGTCGTGTCCTACCAAGATTTATTTGCCGAATCGGGAAGCCCGAAACGATGAAACCTACGGCTTTTACAAAGCCTGCGGACTCAATGATCGACAAATCAGCATCTTGGCCCATGCCACCGCAAAGCAGGATTACTACATGGTCAGTCCTGCTGGCCGTTGCCTTTTCCAGCTCGGTCTGGGGCCGGTCGCATTAGCCTTTGTCGGCGCATCCGACAAAGAGAGCATTGCTCGTATCAAATCCCTAAAAGAAATTCATGGCCGTGATTGGCCTAATGTATGGCTGAAAGAACGCCATGCTATATAG
- a CDS encoding lytic transglycosylase domain-containing protein — MKPHYPAYARLCKGLSIMLFLTALLLASSAHAGTLQDRQQELEPLFDAPCARYQVPKVLALAIARQESGCHPWIINISGRDVRPRSKEEAIQYAQWAMRSGRSFDVGIMQINAYWIKRYGWPVEQVLEPANNIKIGVWILAQEIRRHGLNWKAVAYYHTPLHKNPERGRAYARSVVGHVKKIMRGN, encoded by the coding sequence ATGAAGCCACACTATCCCGCATATGCACGACTCTGCAAGGGCTTGAGCATTATGCTTTTTCTCACGGCACTGTTGCTGGCCAGCTCGGCCCACGCTGGTACGCTACAGGATCGTCAACAAGAACTGGAACCGCTTTTTGACGCGCCCTGTGCCCGTTATCAGGTGCCCAAAGTGCTGGCCCTGGCCATCGCCCGGCAGGAAAGCGGCTGCCACCCTTGGATCATCAATATTTCGGGGCGGGATGTACGGCCCAGGTCGAAGGAGGAAGCCATCCAGTACGCTCAGTGGGCCATGCGCTCCGGACGCTCGTTTGACGTGGGAATCATGCAGATCAATGCCTACTGGATCAAACGGTATGGCTGGCCGGTGGAACAGGTGCTGGAACCTGCCAACAATATCAAGATCGGTGTCTGGATACTTGCGCAGGAGATTCGGCGTCATGGTCTTAACTGGAAGGCCGTGGCCTATTACCACACACCGCTTCACAAGAACCCGGAGCGGGGACGTGCCTATGCCCGCTCTGTTGTAGGGCATGTCAAAAAGATTATGCGTGGTAACTGA
- the pilV gene encoding shufflon system plasmid conjugative transfer pilus tip adhesin PilV: MNLLSTIGAIIVVIIMIPYMIGWWETGNSAVQQRIIANHMTMVMRAANQYVNQHQDTLLSQATATTGPTISIADLISDGLLPDGFQPQNAWLQGYQIYIRQPQNGALQAIVLTTGGRENATDHFLNAVVPGAAALIGGAGGHIPSGVLPGQTENMLQGAGNGWVLNLGTVGIASPGAGHLGAVSTYDSSALGQDFLYRVAVPGQPELNAMQTELDMTDHAIRNVSDLQFEPREITSESCTSTDEQGRIFLDSLQGLYLCRNNSLEIIGDSGNTALMKNATVAKNGDRITKPSCAPGTGLTPAIFTAPAISEAGPDAPPMTAIQTWATSVSDTEWQVHLRVQTGDSSLGDEQGWVYPADDYGRIMVLAMCVKQTETPTP; encoded by the coding sequence ATGAACCTACTGAGCACAATCGGCGCAATCATCGTCGTTATCATCATGATTCCATATATGATTGGATGGTGGGAAACGGGAAACTCTGCTGTACAACAACGCATTATTGCAAATCACATGACTATGGTGATGAGGGCAGCCAACCAGTACGTCAATCAGCACCAAGATACGCTTCTTTCTCAAGCGACAGCTACGACAGGCCCGACGATCAGCATTGCTGACCTTATTTCGGATGGGCTTTTGCCTGATGGCTTTCAGCCTCAGAACGCCTGGCTTCAAGGCTATCAAATTTACATCCGGCAGCCGCAAAATGGTGCTTTACAGGCCATCGTGCTGACTACCGGGGGTAGAGAAAATGCAACGGATCATTTCCTGAATGCCGTGGTTCCGGGCGCTGCTGCCCTCATTGGCGGGGCTGGTGGACATATCCCGTCCGGCGTCCTGCCCGGCCAAACGGAAAACATGCTTCAGGGAGCAGGTAATGGCTGGGTGCTGAACTTGGGGACTGTGGGAATTGCGTCGCCCGGCGCCGGGCATCTGGGAGCCGTTTCCACCTATGACTCTTCCGCCTTGGGACAGGACTTCCTCTATCGCGTGGCCGTTCCGGGACAACCTGAACTGAATGCCATGCAAACGGAACTGGATATGACGGATCACGCCATTCGCAATGTCTCTGACCTCCAGTTTGAACCACGGGAGATCACCTCAGAATCCTGCACCAGCACGGACGAGCAGGGCCGCATCTTCCTGGACAGCCTTCAAGGGCTTTACCTCTGCCGGAACAATTCGCTGGAAATCATTGGGGACTCTGGGAACACCGCACTGATGAAAAACGCGACCGTGGCCAAAAACGGCGACCGCATCACAAAGCCGTCCTGTGCGCCAGGCACCGGGCTGACGCCAGCGATTTTTACCGCTCCTGCAATCTCGGAAGCAGGGCCGGACGCACCGCCAATGACGGCTATTCAGACCTGGGCTACCTCGGTCTCGGATACAGAATGGCAAGTCCACCTTCGTGTACAGACTGGCGACTCTTCCCTTGGAGATGAACAAGGCTGGGTTTACCCGGCTGACGATTACGGGCGGATCATGGTTCTGGCCATGTGCGTCAAACAGACGGAGACACCAACTCCATAA
- the pilM gene encoding type IV pilus biogenesis protein PilM, with amino-acid sequence MKPVVFLIFLIGVGAMIQRTVDFSSEESSFSAIAVNYAIYRNEVFRYVYENNGLSGDIPLAVLDLPESWRALRNWRARVDAGRCYVYGDASMQEIMAVRQLFRGSFALGMASNGRLIPVMGNVITVPAFIPNGSLVSVTEIDR; translated from the coding sequence ATGAAGCCTGTTGTCTTTCTTATCTTCCTCATTGGGGTAGGAGCCATGATTCAACGCACTGTGGACTTTTCTTCTGAAGAGTCTTCATTCAGTGCGATAGCAGTCAATTACGCAATCTATCGTAATGAAGTCTTCCGATATGTTTATGAAAACAATGGGCTTTCTGGAGACATACCGCTTGCTGTACTTGATCTCCCTGAGAGCTGGCGCGCCTTGCGTAATTGGCGTGCGCGCGTGGATGCGGGTCGATGCTACGTTTACGGTGATGCGTCGATGCAAGAAATCATGGCTGTGCGTCAGCTCTTCAGGGGAAGTTTTGCTTTGGGAATGGCCAGCAATGGCCGCCTTATCCCTGTGATGGGGAATGTGATTACCGTGCCTGCCTTTATCCCTAATGGTTCCCTTGTCAGCGTTACGGAGATCGACAGATGA
- a CDS encoding type 4 pilus major pilin translates to MSILETVGALIVGLLLIAAAAFGLYSAFGKSNVATTEQNLVLLRMQTQQLFFGTNYDNLDNDVAMNAGIVPKSFIKGDSMKNAWGGDITLANDADNGQFSITLDNVPQDACMQLARFQPDSWESISVNGSVVDPTDVGAIAGACTAASSLIFTAR, encoded by the coding sequence ATGAGTATTCTTGAAACCGTTGGCGCATTGATCGTCGGTCTGCTCCTGATCGCTGCCGCCGCATTTGGTCTGTATTCGGCTTTCGGCAAATCCAATGTGGCGACGACGGAACAGAACCTTGTCCTGCTGCGAATGCAGACCCAGCAGCTCTTCTTCGGCACGAACTATGACAACCTTGACAATGACGTCGCCATGAATGCCGGAATTGTGCCGAAGTCCTTTATCAAGGGCGACAGCATGAAGAACGCCTGGGGTGGTGATATCACGCTGGCCAATGACGCCGATAACGGCCAGTTCTCGATCACGCTGGACAATGTCCCGCAGGATGCCTGCATGCAGCTCGCCCGATTCCAGCCGGATTCTTGGGAATCCATCTCCGTCAACGGTTCCGTCGTCGATCCTACGGACGTGGGGGCTATTGCTGGGGCCTGCACGGCTGCCAGTAGCCTTATCTTCACAGCACGCTAG
- a CDS encoding type II secretion system F family protein, whose translation MPQLAMLSDPETWQGAAYVLYLQSSFISSWRGTALGIVILILICVVFFSFANWTGSGRRIADRFVPWSIYRLTIGTLWLYAVATRMRAGHQISNILKSMAGDISTSPYLREVVSNILASSGQGIDFGQALKKSGMRFPSPELVDTLAVYSRMPGFQNHLIELADEWLIEGIEGIQRLAGKIKVFMFALVIGQLSMVALAVGGLQATLQGGM comes from the coding sequence ATGCCACAGCTCGCTATGCTTTCTGATCCAGAAACATGGCAAGGAGCTGCCTATGTTCTGTATCTGCAAAGCTCGTTTATTTCTTCATGGCGTGGAACAGCATTAGGCATAGTCATACTCATTTTGATATGTGTTGTATTTTTTTCTTTTGCTAATTGGACAGGATCAGGAAGGAGAATAGCGGACAGATTTGTGCCGTGGTCAATATATAGATTAACAATAGGAACACTATGGTTGTACGCAGTCGCAACACGAATGCGGGCTGGTCACCAAATTTCAAACATATTGAAAAGTATGGCTGGAGATATTTCGACTAGCCCGTATTTACGGGAGGTAGTCAGTAATATTTTGGCAAGTTCTGGGCAGGGCATTGATTTTGGACAGGCACTTAAAAAGTCAGGAATGCGTTTCCCCAGCCCTGAGCTTGTCGATACCCTGGCCGTCTACTCGCGAATGCCGGGCTTCCAGAATCATCTCATAGAGCTGGCAGACGAATGGCTTATTGAAGGTATTGAAGGCATCCAGCGTCTCGCTGGGAAAATCAAGGTTTTCATGTTTGCCCTCGTCATCGGCCAGTTGAGCATGGTTGCTCTGGCTGTTGGCGGGCTTCAAGCAACACTACAGGGAGGAATGTGA
- a CDS encoding IS5 family transposase gives MGKRSASTPNGRLWTAPCCKPRRALKKSATEGLGRNPTDRGRSGGKIHLHVDGQGIPLGVTVTGANVHDSRLIEATLKNSREMGGWFLGSAVRHLCLDKGYDYPRVSEEVYVNGFEEHIRSRGEEVRDRWRTPARRWVVERTFAWLKGFRSLRTRYCCYLVNFMGLLYLALACILWRKLV, from the coding sequence ATGGGGAAAAGGTCGGCGTCGACGCCCAATGGCAGGCTATGGACGGCACCTTGCTGCAAGCCCCGACGCGCTCTCAAAAAATCAGCGACTGAGGGCCTTGGACGCAACCCGACGGACAGGGGCCGAAGCGGCGGCAAGATACATCTCCATGTGGATGGTCAGGGTATTCCTCTGGGAGTGACAGTCACAGGTGCCAATGTTCATGACAGCCGCCTGATAGAAGCGACGCTGAAGAACTCCCGGGAAATGGGCGGCTGGTTTCTGGGGTCTGCCGTACGCCATCTCTGTCTGGACAAGGGCTATGACTACCCGCGAGTCAGCGAAGAAGTCTACGTAAACGGATTTGAGGAGCATATCCGCAGCCGGGGGGAAGAAGTTCGGGACCGCTGGAGGACTCCTGCCCGCCGTTGGGTAGTAGAGCGGACATTCGCCTGGTTGAAGGGTTTTCGGAGCTTGCGCACTCGCTACTGTTGTTACCTCGTCAATTTTATGGGGCTACTTTACCTTGCTTTGGCCTGTATCCTTTGGAGAAAACTGGTATAG
- a CDS encoding transposase translates to MKQTDFRDVPDELWERIEPLLAPFKRKRSGGSKPLAQRTVLAGILYKCRTGCQWAMLPACYGSKSTVHEHFQRWNKAGIMAEIFRILLAEYGEKVGVDAQWQAMDGTLLQAPTRSQKISD, encoded by the coding sequence ATGAAACAAACAGATTTTCGTGATGTGCCTGATGAGCTGTGGGAACGTATCGAGCCTCTCCTTGCCCCGTTCAAACGAAAAAGAAGCGGCGGCAGCAAACCGCTTGCGCAGCGCACGGTTCTGGCAGGAATCCTCTACAAATGCCGGACTGGATGCCAATGGGCCATGCTTCCCGCCTGCTATGGATCAAAAAGCACTGTCCACGAGCACTTCCAGCGATGGAACAAAGCTGGCATCATGGCGGAGATTTTTCGCATCCTTCTTGCTGAATATGGGGAAAAGGTCGGCGTCGACGCCCAATGGCAGGCTATGGACGGCACCTTGCTGCAAGCCCCGACGCGCTCTCAAAAAATCAGCGACTGA
- a CDS encoding type II secretion system F family protein encodes MPDLIARLAFNTRVRSRIWKQLAKLLQNRMHLHEALRLLKFQAEERKSPLVKVYAHILHKLGRGRTLGAALDGLASREETLLISSAQDSSRLAGGLLLASKVLDAKSSIRKSLIGALAYPLMLLLLIVIMMLRGCPACFLILKGVVISSHETNRFS; translated from the coding sequence ATGCCTGATTTGATTGCACGTCTGGCATTTAACACAAGGGTGAGGTCTCGCATCTGGAAACAGCTAGCCAAACTCCTTCAGAACCGGATGCATCTGCATGAGGCGCTTCGCCTGCTCAAGTTCCAGGCAGAAGAGCGGAAGTCCCCTCTGGTCAAAGTCTATGCACATATCCTGCACAAGCTGGGACGCGGGCGCACCTTGGGCGCGGCACTGGATGGACTGGCCAGCCGCGAAGAAACACTGCTCATTAGCTCGGCTCAAGACAGCAGTCGCTTGGCGGGAGGTCTGCTGCTGGCCAGCAAAGTCTTGGATGCGAAAAGCAGTATCAGAAAGAGCCTGATCGGCGCATTGGCCTATCCGCTGATGTTGCTGCTGTTGATCGTCATTATGATGCTTAGAGGATGTCCGGCATGTTTTTTGATTTTAAAAGGTGTGGTAATCTCGTCCCATGAAACAAACAGATTTTCGTGA
- a CDS encoding ATPase, T2SS/T4P/T4SS family, producing MHTRITQLISDLPDQIRARIALMDDSLIVSDEIQGNMAFINFASNLAVMGIKAFSFVPPSRFDAEFSRYASRSGIGDNEVQQLAIDLIARGFKAGATDIHIADMGTHVRTRFRVLGLLRDDMEFDAETGRHMIRTIYEHLGAAQDAPAFDPISRLDGRIINRDYLPQGLYSVRIHSEPIECDGAPDGKGTFMPLRLLHDTSGASGSLEERLAKLGYTNETIEVVDQAGTKRLAQAQTRLFRTLAARTGIVFISGPTGSGKSTALAHCMEALIEERPGDNFLSIEDPPEKPIRGMYQIPVNSKEGDERGDAYTNAIAGTNRDDTDTVMIGEIRYAEAALATIEVALSGNAVWATIHAADALGIIQRLDVQLRSRVADPLNIVCDPIVLSGLVFQRLVPKLCPYCKIRLKDHPDAIAPDLLGRLRNSMPDDCLDEVCIRGSGCKHCMESGHPGLHRQTVVAEVIAVDRQLLALLRQRQHEEAKKYWLSDLGGMTYLEHARHLIMSGDLDPAITEEMLAMPINADVESGKRGQHA from the coding sequence GTGCATACCCGCATAACGCAGCTTATCAGCGATCTTCCCGATCAAATCCGTGCTCGTATCGCCCTGATGGATGACTCATTGATTGTGTCTGATGAGATTCAGGGGAATATGGCATTCATAAATTTTGCATCAAATTTGGCAGTTATGGGCATAAAAGCATTTTCTTTTGTCCCGCCTAGCCGTTTTGATGCTGAATTTTCTCGCTATGCCTCCCGTAGTGGCATAGGTGACAACGAAGTCCAGCAGTTGGCGATTGACTTGATTGCACGTGGCTTCAAGGCTGGCGCAACGGATATACATATAGCGGATATGGGAACGCATGTACGCACACGCTTTCGTGTGCTTGGCCTGTTGCGTGATGATATGGAGTTCGATGCCGAAACAGGACGACATATGATCCGAACAATTTATGAGCATCTTGGTGCTGCACAGGATGCTCCTGCTTTTGATCCCATATCTCGGCTTGATGGTCGTATCATCAATCGGGACTACCTGCCGCAAGGCCTGTACTCTGTTCGTATCCATTCCGAACCTATTGAATGCGATGGGGCACCTGACGGCAAGGGAACGTTTATGCCGCTACGCCTGTTGCATGACACGTCGGGTGCTTCCGGCAGTCTGGAAGAGAGATTGGCCAAGCTGGGATATACGAACGAGACGATAGAGGTTGTTGACCAGGCGGGAACCAAACGACTTGCCCAAGCCCAGACCAGGCTTTTTCGGACGCTTGCGGCCAGAACTGGTATCGTCTTTATCTCCGGGCCTACCGGCTCCGGTAAATCGACGGCGCTGGCACACTGCATGGAAGCGTTGATCGAAGAACGTCCGGGGGACAACTTTCTGTCCATCGAAGACCCCCCAGAGAAGCCGATCCGGGGGATGTACCAAATCCCCGTCAACTCCAAAGAGGGAGATGAGCGAGGCGACGCCTATACCAATGCAATCGCGGGCACCAACCGAGATGATACTGACACCGTGATGATCGGTGAAATCCGCTATGCCGAAGCCGCGCTGGCCACCATTGAGGTCGCATTGTCCGGTAATGCGGTCTGGGCCACCATCCACGCCGCCGACGCTCTGGGCATCATCCAGCGTCTGGATGTTCAACTCCGTTCCCGTGTCGCTGATCCCCTTAACATCGTCTGTGACCCCATCGTGTTGTCTGGCCTGGTGTTTCAGCGGCTTGTCCCCAAGCTCTGCCCGTACTGCAAGATACGTCTGAAGGATCACCCGGATGCCATTGCTCCCGATCTGCTGGGCAGGTTGCGGAACTCCATGCCGGACGACTGTCTCGATGAAGTCTGCATCCGGGGAAGCGGCTGCAAACACTGCATGGAATCCGGCCATCCGGGGCTGCATAGGCAAACGGTTGTAGCGGAAGTGATTGCGGTAGATCGCCAGCTTCTAGCTCTGTTGCGCCAGCGGCAGCATGAGGAGGCAAAAAAGTATTGGCTCTCCGATCTGGGAGGCATGACCTACTTGGAGCATGCTCGCCACCTCATCATGTCGGGTGACCTTGATCCTGCCATTACTGAAGAAATGCTGGCCATGCCCATAAATGCCGACGTGGAATCCGGCAAAAGAGGCCAACATGCCTGA
- the pilP gene encoding type IV pilus biogenesis protein PilP produces MQDIKKKRLLVWGGLGLASIIVLGAVAWQILSSSPAPVIPSKTTPKQIPQAQVKPPKLPTQTPKGETGLAPIAQDLNSPSTLGELTRKRGHEQLLKQEVRIRELEKRLQDLSQPSKQELVLPSLTPPPAAPKSSSTPDSAASAPSRRLAVVSVQGIEGRLSATLRMADGHTVTINNGSLFNGGRLHVTRKGVTIHKSGKSSTIPFE; encoded by the coding sequence ATGCAAGACATTAAAAAGAAACGCCTTCTTGTTTGGGGAGGCCTTGGCTTGGCCTCAATAATCGTGCTGGGAGCTGTGGCATGGCAGATATTGTCCTCGTCTCCTGCACCGGTAATTCCATCCAAGACAACCCCGAAGCAGATTCCGCAGGCACAGGTAAAGCCTCCTAAGCTGCCGACGCAGACTCCAAAGGGAGAAACCGGCTTGGCCCCCATCGCCCAAGACTTGAACTCGCCCAGCACGCTGGGGGAACTGACGCGCAAACGTGGCCATGAGCAGCTGCTGAAGCAGGAAGTGCGCATCCGTGAGCTGGAAAAGCGTCTGCAAGACCTTAGCCAGCCCTCCAAGCAGGAGTTGGTATTGCCCAGCCTGACACCTCCACCTGCGGCCCCCAAAAGTTCATCAACGCCCGATTCTGCGGCTTCGGCTCCATCCAGACGTCTTGCTGTTGTTTCTGTCCAGGGCATTGAGGGGAGGCTGTCTGCGACACTGCGAATGGCGGATGGACACACGGTCACGATCAATAATGGATCGCTGTTTAATGGCGGACGGCTGCATGTGACGCGCAAAGGAGTGACCATTCACAAATCGGGGAAGTCTTCAACGATACCGTTTGAATAG
- the pilO2 gene encoding type 4b pilus protein PilO2: MELITLKKTTWVLGLRWMAPVRQRLGHMGHKALSELQDEEFNAAARRTTTQGIQYGLGTVETWSNYSSATALCSCLRCPDSFLGIFKLCAPDPALGPAKEFWWLHLRIDGVVSEYGDQVFFSSEEAASFASLLEKFSGLPVEHYESIRESELWLEEHIQFSTLDKLIAKGHLSNLRSMASRSTILRLTILGILLAIMLGTFFIYDHFTEKAALESAVLRKQEHAARMEDMQRHPERFFPMEWQQQPLASDAAAACLPGLLALPLASNGWELKSASCIGQKINIEWQYAEGATFTTLPSGAMLDGKDMLTARSSIPVTLRSSARLMDGPGTDHHALVDRKQATALLSDVTQASGARLSLPQFKAQKTRNIDKKTKIIAPWHEGTWEISELPDILMDYRAGEKVGLFEFLTAIPGLCVESIKFDGKWAVKGKIYARH; the protein is encoded by the coding sequence ATGGAGCTTATCACCCTCAAAAAAACGACGTGGGTGCTTGGCTTGCGCTGGATGGCTCCTGTCCGGCAGCGATTGGGGCACATGGGGCATAAGGCGCTGTCCGAACTCCAGGATGAGGAGTTTAACGCTGCGGCAAGGCGCACGACAACGCAGGGCATACAGTATGGCCTTGGAACTGTAGAGACGTGGTCTAACTATTCCTCGGCAACGGCCTTGTGCTCTTGTCTGCGCTGTCCAGACTCTTTTCTGGGGATATTCAAGCTGTGTGCCCCTGATCCTGCTTTGGGCCCTGCCAAAGAGTTTTGGTGGCTTCATCTTCGGATAGATGGCGTGGTCAGCGAGTATGGGGATCAGGTCTTCTTCAGCTCCGAAGAAGCAGCGTCGTTCGCCTCACTGTTGGAAAAATTCTCTGGCCTTCCAGTCGAACACTACGAGTCGATTCGCGAAAGTGAACTCTGGCTTGAAGAACATATCCAGTTCTCTACTTTGGACAAGCTCATAGCCAAAGGTCATCTGTCAAATTTGCGCAGCATGGCCTCCCGAAGCACGATCCTGCGTTTGACGATCCTGGGGATACTGCTGGCTATCATGCTGGGAACCTTCTTTATCTATGACCATTTTACGGAAAAGGCTGCCCTGGAATCTGCGGTGCTGCGCAAGCAGGAACACGCCGCACGCATGGAAGACATGCAACGTCATCCTGAACGATTTTTCCCTATGGAGTGGCAACAACAGCCCTTAGCCTCTGATGCTGCCGCAGCGTGTCTACCTGGCCTGCTGGCTCTCCCCCTGGCGTCGAATGGCTGGGAGTTGAAGTCTGCCTCATGCATTGGACAAAAGATCAACATTGAATGGCAATACGCTGAAGGAGCGACGTTTACGACGCTACCAAGCGGGGCGATGCTGGACGGTAAAGACATGCTTACAGCCCGGTCGTCTATCCCTGTAACGCTGCGTAGTTCCGCTCGCCTTATGGACGGGCCAGGAACAGATCACCATGCGTTGGTGGATCGCAAGCAAGCAACTGCGTTGCTTTCGGACGTGACACAGGCATCTGGGGCACGACTGTCCTTGCCTCAGTTCAAAGCGCAGAAAACACGCAATATCGACAAAAAAACGAAAATCATAGCACCGTGGCACGAAGGTACATGGGAGATCTCCGAACTACCCGATATTTTGATGGATTACAGGGCTGGAGAGAAAGTAGGGCTGTTTGAATTTCTGACCGCAATCCCAGGATTGTGTGTTGAATCCATAAAGTTTGATGGAAAATGGGCAGTCAAGGGGAAAATTTATGCAAGACATTAA